Within the Arthrobacter caoxuetaonis genome, the region AAACTTGGGTATCCGATCTCCGACGAATACTCCTCGGCCGGCGGACGCATCCAGGATTACCAGGGGGGACGGCTGGTCTACTCGCGCGCATCCGGGATACACACAGTGAGCGGATCAATCGGGTCTGCCTACATGGCTGCCAAAGGCCCGGCAGGAAAAATGGGGTTTCCCACAGCAGGAGAGGTAAAGCTAAAGGGAGGGGCCTCGCAGCAATTCCAAAAGGGCGTCATTTATTCGAGCCCTTCAACGGGAGCTGTCCTGGTGCCCAAGGGAGCCTTGCTGGATCGTTACCTGGCCATGGGAGCGGAAAAAAGCAAACTCGGATTTCCCGCTGCGGGACAGTCTGCCGTCGGCAAGGGACTCGTCCAGCGATTCCAGGGCGGCACGCTCACCTGGTCACCAGCTACCGGTTCCAGGATTGTCGTAGGGGCTATCAATACGGCCTACACCTCGCTAAAGGGCCCCTCGGGCTCGTTGGGCTTCCCCACCGGCGGCGAGTCCGTCTCAGCCGGGGGAGCCTCTCAGACCTTCGAGAAGGGAACCATCTACTGGAGTCCTTCAACCGGTGCATTGGCCGTCAAGAAGGGAGCATTGCACGACGTATATCGCAAGAATGGCGCAGCGGCTGGACGCGTGGGCTATCCCGTGACACCGGAAATCCCCATAGGACGCAACGGCGTCTACCAGTCCTTCCAGGGCGGAACAATCTATTGGTCACCTACGACGGGCGCCCACCTCAACAACGGCGGCATTCGCTCTGCCTACGCGTCGTTGGGATATGAACAGGGATTTTTGGGCTACCCGGTGTCAGGGGAAGTTAAAATAAGGAACGGCGGCGTCTACCAGTCCTTCCAGGGCGGAACAATTTATTGGTCGCCCGCGACAGGCGCGCATGCAAACGCCGGCGGCGTTCGTGCCGCTTACGCCCGCCTCGGGTGGGAGAACGGATTCCTGGGCTACCCGGTCTCGGGGGAAGTGAAAATACGGAACGGCGGCGTCTACCAGTCCTTCCAGGGCGGAACAATCTATTGGTCACCCGGCGCGGGAGGTCACGCCAACGCCGGCAAGATTCGGGCCGCATATGCAGCGCAGGGCTGGGAAAATGGAAGACTCGGGTACCCGACGTCAGGCGAGTACCCAGTTCCAAATGGTTCCGAGCAAACCTTCGCAGGCGGGAAAATCACCCTGCGCAACGGGTCAGCCGTCGTGAAGTACCGCTAGGCTCGGCGTCCCCGGGACTCCCCCCGCTTGGCAGAACAGCCCCAAGTGAGAGAATGTTGCAATTGTTCATTGCCGCCGGCGTGGCCAGGTGCCACGCCGGCAACATTTCTCCACTTCGAAAGGCTCAACCTTGCCAGGTATGAATCTCACCCGCACTGAGGCGCGTGAACGGGCAGAACTGATCAACGTCGAGTCTTACGACATCAACCTTGACCTGACCCGTGGTGACGACGTTTTCGGCAGCACGACCGTTGTGCGTTTCACCGCCGAGCCGGGTTCCAGCACCTTCATTGACGCAGTCACCGCCAAGGTGCACAGGATTACCCTCAACGGTGTCTCACTGGACCCTGAGTCCGTCTCAGACGGTGTGCGCATCCAGCTGCCCAACCTGGCAGAGTCAAACGAGCTCGTGGTGGATGCTGATGCGTTCTACATGAACACCGGTGAGGGACTGCACCGTTTCGTGGATCCCGTGGACAACGAGGTCTACCTCTATTCCCAGTTCGAGGTTCCGGACTCCCGCCGGATGTTCGCCGTCTTCGAGCAGCCGGACCTCAAGGCAACCTTCCGCTTCACGGTGACGGCACCTGAGCACTGGGACGTTATTTCCAACTCCCCCACACCGGAACCGGTCAAGGCCAGCGCAGAGGATTCCACGTCCCCCAGCGCCACCTGGTCCTTCGAACCGACGCCCCGGATTTCTTCCTACATCACGGCGCTGATTGCGGGCCCGTACCAGTCAGTCCGTTCCGAGCTCACCAGCTCCGACGGCCGCACCATCCCGCTGGGCGTCTTTGCCCGCAGGTCCCTGATGGAGTATTTGGATGCGGAGAACATCTTCGAACTGACCCGGCAGGGCTTTGAATTCTACGAAGCCCAGTTCGGCACCCCGTACCCCTTCGAGAAGTACGACCAGCTCTTCGTGCCCGAGTTCAACGCCGGTGCCATGGAGAATGCCGGGGCTGTGACCTTCCTGGAAAGCTACGTCTTCCGCGGCCGCGTCCCCGATGCCACGGTAGAGCGCCGCGCCATCACCGTGCTCCACGAACTCGCGCACATGTGGTTCGGCGACCTGGTGACCATGCGCTGGTGGAATGACCTGTGGCTGAATGAGTCGTTCGCAGAATTCATGTCAGCCCTCGCGGCGGCTGAAGCCACCGAGTTCAAGCAGGCCTGGACTACCTTCGCGTCCATGGAAAAGGCCTGGGCCTACCGCCAGGACCAGCTCCCCACCACGCACCCGATCGTGGCAGAGATCCGCGACCTGGAAGACGTCCAGGTCAATTTCGACGGCATCACCTACGCCAAGGGCGCTTCCGTCCTGAAGCAGCTGGTGGCCTGGGTCGGCCAGGACAAGTTCATGCAGGGTGTCCGTGAGTACTTCGGCAAGCACTCCTGGGGCAACACGGAACTCTCTGACCTGCTCTCCGAACTCGAAGCAGCCAGCGGCCGCGACCTCAGCCAGTGGTCCGCCCAGTGGCTGGAAACCGCAGGCGTCAACACGCTGCGTCCGGAGCTGGAAACGGACGACGACGGCGTCATCACCTCCTTCGCTGTCCGCCAGAGCGCTGTACCGGAGTACCCGACGCTGCGCCCGCACCGTCTGGCCATCGGCTTCTATACAGCGGGCGAAGACGGCAAGCTGCGCCGCAGCGACCGGGTGGAACTCGACGTCGACGGGGAGCTGACCGGCGTGCCGGAACTCATCGGGCGCGTGCGTCCGGACCTGATCCTGCTCAACGACGACGACCTCGCTTACGCCAAAATCCGCCTGGACGACGCGTCCTCCCGTCTGGCGACCCGCCGCCTGCGCGACATCGATGAGTCGCTGCCGCGCACCCTCGTCTGGGCCTCCGCGTGGGACGCGACCCGCGACGGCGAAATCCCGGCCCGCAACTACGTCGAGCTCGTGCTGCAGAACATTGCCTCCGAATCGGATTCTTCCGTGGTCCAGGTCCTGCTGCGCCAGCTGGCAACGACCTTGGCCTTCTATGTGAATCCGCAGGACCAGCAGGCCATGACGGCTGCGGCTGCCGACAGCCTCTGGGAGCTCAGCCGCGGGGCCGCTGAAGGATCGGATTCCCAGCTGCAGTTCGTCAAGGCCTTTGCCTCCCACGCACAGACCCCCGAACAGCTCGATACCGTCGCCGGGTTGCTCTCGGGCGACCTCGTGCTCGGAGGCCTCGAAGTCGGCTCCGACCTGCGTTGGGAGCTGCTCGCTTCCCTGGTGGCCGGCGGCCGGTCAGGCGAGGCGGAGATTGCTGCCGAGCTGGAACGCGACGCGACGGCGACCGGAGCGCTGGCCGCTGCCGGAGCCCGCGCAGCCCTGCCCTCCGCAGAGGCCAAGGCTGCGGCGTGGGAAGCAATCGTCGAACGCTCCGACATGCCCAACGCTGCCCAGCGGGCCGCTATCGGCGGATTCAGCCGCGTACATGACACGGCCCTGCTGGAGCCGTACGCCGAAAAGTACTTCGGCGCCATTCGCGCTGTGTGGGACAGCCGCACGCATGAGATCGCCCAGCAGATCGTCGTCGGCCTCTACCCGTCGCGCCTCACCACACAGGCAACCGTGGACCGCACGGATGCCTTCCTGGCATCCCTGGGCGATGAAGCGCCGGCGCTGCGGCGGCTGCTGCTGGAAAGCCGCGACGGCGTCGTCCGGGCGCTGAAGGCACAGGCAGCCGACCGCTAACGGCACTGTTCCGCTGCGGTTCCCGCTCCCTTCCGCGGTGCTGCCAAGGTAACTTTGAGGCGTGAACCTCTCAGAGCACCGTTATGGCATCTCACTGGAATGGACCGGGAACCGCGGCAGCGGGACAACGAACTACCGCGGATATGGGCGGGACCACATTGTCCGCGCCGAGGGGCTGCCGGACCTGGCCGGGACCGCGGATCCCACGTTCCACGGTGACAAGGACCGGTGGAACCCAGAGCAGCTTCTGCTCACCGCACTCTCGCAGTGCCACATGCTCTCCTACCTGCACGTCGCCGTTAAAAACGGCGTCAACGTCGTTTCCTATCACGACGACGCCGAAGGCACCCTCCGGCTGAACCGCGACGGCAGCGGCGAATTTACTTCCGTACTGCTGCGTCCGCAGGTCGTCATCGACGATGGCGACCCGGACGCAGCCCTGGCCCTCCACGATGAGGCGCACCGCCTGTGCTTTATCGCCCGGAGTGTGAACTTCCCGGTGCGGCATGAGGCGGCAACCCGCGGATAGCCGTACCGGTAGCCTTGGATAAGCCGATTCGCCGAAGCTAAGGACGCCGCTGCACCGTGCAACTTCCAGCAACTATTTTTCCAGCCGTCATCAACTTCGATGTCACCGGCCTGCTCGAGGCCGGAATCATCGTCATCGCCGGACTCATCGTCTGGCTTGTTGCCCGCTACCTGATCTCCAAGGTTGTGGCCAGGGCCCAGAAGGGATCATCGCTGGTCCGCATCAGCGGGATGCGCTGGGCGCAGCCGGTGATGCGCAACCTCGACCACAAACGTCGAGCGCAGCGCGCTGACACCTTCGGCGCCCTGCTTCGCAGCTTCATCACGGTGGCGATCTGGACAATCGTGATCATCATGGTCCTTGACGCCATCGGCATCAACATCGCTCCCCTGCTGGCCAGCGTGGGAATCGTCGGCATTGCCCTCGGCTTCGGCGCACGCGAACTGATCCGGGACGCCCTTGCCGGATTCTTCATCACGATGGAAGACCAGTACGGCATCGGGGACGTGATCGAAGTCGGCACCACCACCGGCACCGTTCAGTCAGTGGGTATCAGGATCACCCGGCTGGTCGATGACCGCGGAGTGATCTGGTACATCCGCAACGGCGAGTTCGCCATGGTCGGCAACCGCTCCCAGGGAAAGTACAAGCCCGCTGCCGGTGACGACGCCGGCGAAGGTGCCGCAGCAGGCGCCACAGAAAACAAGGAAGTTAAAGGAAATGACTGAGACTCCGCACGGCCAGGGGCCGGCACTGCCGCTGACCGCTTCGACCCCCGGCACCGGCTTCACCCAGCCCGGCTATAACTTCTACGAAGTCGTCGGAGGCCATGACACCTTCGTGAAGCTGGTCGACGTCTTCTATGACGGTGTCGCTGACGACCCGCTGATGCGGCCCATGTATCCCGAAGAAGACCTGGGCCCGGCCAAGGAACGGCTGCTGCTCTTCCTGGAACAGTACTGGGGCGGACCCAGAACTTACGGGGAGCAGCGCGGCCATCCGCGGCTGCGGATGCGGCACATGCCCTTCCAGGTCTCCCCCGCTGCCCGGGATGCGTGGCTGAGGCACATGCGCACGGCAGTCGATGCCCTGGAGCTCCCGCCGCTGCAGGAGCAAACACTCTGGGACTACCTGGACCGGGCCGCACACTCCATGGTCAACTCCGCCTAACCGGCGGGACAGCTCCCCGGACCGGTGCTAGAAGAGCACCGACGGGGGGCGTACCAGTACGTGCCCAAGGTCAGTGGAGAGCCGCAGCCAGCGGCCGTTGCTGAAGAGTGCCGCGGTGCCTCCGGCAGAGCTCTCCGGAAGGAATCCGAGCGTCAGGGCTGCGAAGGCGGCCCCGGCAGGCAGCGCCACGCCCAGCCCGGCGATCTCTTCACTCCAAATCGGAACCCGGACGTTGTTGACCACCGCCGCTCCGGGCTGCCCGGGGATCCTCGCGGCCACTTCACGGATACCGCGGTGCGCCGTCTGTTCCAGCAGTGCCGTCTCGACGTCCGCCTCACGCTGCCATCCGGAGCGGGGAGCAGCTATCCCCGCCCAGCTCTCCGAGACGGACATGGGCGGGATGGGCAGGTTCGTTGCGTCCGCATCCATCCGTGCCAGCCGGTCCGCGACAGCTGAGAGCTGGACAGTGCTGTCCAGCGACGCCGGCCGTGCCAGCGGCATCGCCCGCATCCCGATGACGGTTGGCATCGGCTCGCCGAGAACCCGCGGCCGCAGGACACATACATACGCGGCGAGGACGTTCCCCACGGCCTGGAGACGGATCGCTCCGTCGTCGGCGCTTCGGGCGCGGGACACGAAGTTTCGGAGGTCCGCGGTGACCTGCCTGTCTGCCAAATCCAAGGACTCTGCCTGCATCACTTAACTCCCTCGGCTGGACTCTCAACGGAACGACGGCGGCGGAACGGCGCGGGTTCTCCCCGCCAGCCCCCAAGGATCCTGCGCTGGGCATCCGAGAGCGGCACCGGACGTCCGGTGGTGCGGCTGACCATGACCATCGAGGCTTCAGCCACCGCGTAAACGGTCTCTGCGGACTCATCGGTGAGCCTGAAACCGTAAGAGAAGCTGGACCCGCCCACCTCGGTGACCCAAATCTCGATCCATGCCGGATCCTGGCTGTAGGTCAGCGGCGTCATGTACTCAATTTCCTGGCGGGCCACCAGGGTTGTTCCGAACTCGGCGGTCACGGAGCGGAACGTGGATACGCCCGCCTTCGCATCGGCTTCAGGCAAGGGCAGCAAGGAGAGCCGGACCCGGGCCTCTTCGAGGAACTGCACGTACCGGACGTTGTTGACGTGGCCGTTGACGTCCTCGTCGCCGAAGCGCAACTGGATGGGAAATCGGTGCAAAGGCATGCGAACCATCTTCGCAGGTAGAACGCAGCTGGCGCGAAGTCAGGCTCCTGCCGGTAGGCTCCGGAACCTCTGCGCCATTGTATGGCCAGGGCCGAAATGTTGGGCCGGCCCTGCTGATGCGTCTAATCTCGAGAGAGATCCACGTCTGCCGGAACCCCGTATTCGGCAGACTGCCACCGCTTTTTGCAAGGAGACACACACCTATGGCGCCAGCCGACGACTTCGATCCGACGGCCGCACTGATCGAGCTTCTCGACCTGAGCAACGCGGGCGGTGCCAAGACCGACGAAGACATCTTCGTGGGAGGGTCCCAGCAGGAACCACGCAAGAGAGTCTTCGGCGGCCAGGTTCTCGGCCAGTCGCTCGTTGCCGCGGCGCGGACGGTCCCCCCGGAGCGGCTCATGCACTCCATGCACGGCTATTTCCTGCGCCCCGGTGACACGGAAGTGCCGATCACGTTCGGTGTGGAGCGGCTGCGGGACGGCCGGTCCTTCTCGGCCCGGCGGACGCATGCCTATCAGAACGGCCTGCCTATCCTGTCCCTCATTGCCTCATTCCAGCTCCCCGACGAGGGCCTGGACCATCAGGAGCCCATGCCTGAAGGCATACCCGATCCGGAGACCCTTCCTACGACGGCGCAGCTGCTCTCCGGTTTCGACCACCCGGTTGCGAAGGCCTGGTCGTATTACCGGCCCATGGACATCCGCCACGTGACCCAGCCCGTGTATTTCCAGGCCGACCCCGAACGCACAGCGCGCAACGCCGTGTGGATGAAGACATTCGGTCCGATGCCCGATGACCAGAACCTGCACCGCGCCGCGCTTGCCTATGCCACGGACTACACCATCCTGGAACCGGTCCTGCGGCGGCACGGCATTTCCTGGGCCAGCCGGGGCATGTCCGTAGCAAGCCTTGACCATGCCATGTGGTGGCACCGCCCGCTGCGTGTGGACGACTGGCTGCTCTATGTCCAGGAGTCCCCCAGTGCTTCCGGAGCCCGCGGTCTCTCCTCCGGACGGATCTTCAACCGTTCCGGAGAGCTCGTAGCCACCGTGGCCCAGGAAGGCATGCTCCGGCTGCCGGATTATCCCGCCTTCCAGTAGTCCCGCGCGCACGCAAAAGCGAAAGCGCCCTGCCGTTCGGCAGGGCGCTTTCGCGTGTCAGGCAGATTCCGCTTGAGCTAGTCGCGGGTCAGGCGACGGTGCGTCACACGGTGCGGCTTGGCCGCGTCGGCGCCGAGGCGCTCGACCTTGTTCTGCTCGTAGGATTCGAAGTTGCCTTCGAACCAGTACCAGTTGGCCGGGTTTTCGTCAGTGCCTTCCCACGCAAGGATGTGGGTGGCCACACGGTCGAGGAACCAGCGGTCGTGAGAGACGACGACGGCGCAGCCCGGGAATTCCAGCAGCGCGTTCTCGAGGCTGGAAAGCGTCTCGACATCGAGGTCGTTGGTGGGCTCATCGAGCAGCAGCAGGTTTCCGCCCTGCTTTAGCG harbors:
- the pepN gene encoding aminopeptidase N, which codes for MNLTRTEARERAELINVESYDINLDLTRGDDVFGSTTVVRFTAEPGSSTFIDAVTAKVHRITLNGVSLDPESVSDGVRIQLPNLAESNELVVDADAFYMNTGEGLHRFVDPVDNEVYLYSQFEVPDSRRMFAVFEQPDLKATFRFTVTAPEHWDVISNSPTPEPVKASAEDSTSPSATWSFEPTPRISSYITALIAGPYQSVRSELTSSDGRTIPLGVFARRSLMEYLDAENIFELTRQGFEFYEAQFGTPYPFEKYDQLFVPEFNAGAMENAGAVTFLESYVFRGRVPDATVERRAITVLHELAHMWFGDLVTMRWWNDLWLNESFAEFMSALAAAEATEFKQAWTTFASMEKAWAYRQDQLPTTHPIVAEIRDLEDVQVNFDGITYAKGASVLKQLVAWVGQDKFMQGVREYFGKHSWGNTELSDLLSELEAASGRDLSQWSAQWLETAGVNTLRPELETDDDGVITSFAVRQSAVPEYPTLRPHRLAIGFYTAGEDGKLRRSDRVELDVDGELTGVPELIGRVRPDLILLNDDDLAYAKIRLDDASSRLATRRLRDIDESLPRTLVWASAWDATRDGEIPARNYVELVLQNIASESDSSVVQVLLRQLATTLAFYVNPQDQQAMTAAAADSLWELSRGAAEGSDSQLQFVKAFASHAQTPEQLDTVAGLLSGDLVLGGLEVGSDLRWELLASLVAGGRSGEAEIAAELERDATATGALAAAGARAALPSAEAKAAAWEAIVERSDMPNAAQRAAIGGFSRVHDTALLEPYAEKYFGAIRAVWDSRTHEIAQQIVVGLYPSRLTTQATVDRTDAFLASLGDEAPALRRLLLESRDGVVRALKAQAADR
- a CDS encoding OsmC family protein, which produces MNLSEHRYGISLEWTGNRGSGTTNYRGYGRDHIVRAEGLPDLAGTADPTFHGDKDRWNPEQLLLTALSQCHMLSYLHVAVKNGVNVVSYHDDAEGTLRLNRDGSGEFTSVLLRPQVVIDDGDPDAALALHDEAHRLCFIARSVNFPVRHEAATRG
- a CDS encoding mechanosensitive ion channel family protein, with the protein product MQLPATIFPAVINFDVTGLLEAGIIVIAGLIVWLVARYLISKVVARAQKGSSLVRISGMRWAQPVMRNLDHKRRAQRADTFGALLRSFITVAIWTIVIIMVLDAIGINIAPLLASVGIVGIALGFGARELIRDALAGFFITMEDQYGIGDVIEVGTTTGTVQSVGIRITRLVDDRGVIWYIRNGEFAMVGNRSQGKYKPAAGDDAGEGAAAGATENKEVKGND
- a CDS encoding globin, coding for MTETPHGQGPALPLTASTPGTGFTQPGYNFYEVVGGHDTFVKLVDVFYDGVADDPLMRPMYPEEDLGPAKERLLLFLEQYWGGPRTYGEQRGHPRLRMRHMPFQVSPAARDAWLRHMRTAVDALELPPLQEQTLWDYLDRAAHSMVNSA
- a CDS encoding acyl-CoA thioesterase, translating into MPLHRFPIQLRFGDEDVNGHVNNVRYVQFLEEARVRLSLLPLPEADAKAGVSTFRSVTAEFGTTLVARQEIEYMTPLTYSQDPAWIEIWVTEVGGSSFSYGFRLTDESAETVYAVAEASMVMVSRTTGRPVPLSDAQRRILGGWRGEPAPFRRRRSVESPAEGVK
- a CDS encoding acyl-CoA thioesterase, translated to MAPADDFDPTAALIELLDLSNAGGAKTDEDIFVGGSQQEPRKRVFGGQVLGQSLVAAARTVPPERLMHSMHGYFLRPGDTEVPITFGVERLRDGRSFSARRTHAYQNGLPILSLIASFQLPDEGLDHQEPMPEGIPDPETLPTTAQLLSGFDHPVAKAWSYYRPMDIRHVTQPVYFQADPERTARNAVWMKTFGPMPDDQNLHRAALAYATDYTILEPVLRRHGISWASRGMSVASLDHAMWWHRPLRVDDWLLYVQESPSASGARGLSSGRIFNRSGELVATVAQEGMLRLPDYPAFQ